The following are encoded in a window of Drosophila simulans strain w501 chromosome 3L, Prin_Dsim_3.1, whole genome shotgun sequence genomic DNA:
- the LOC6737963 gene encoding uncharacterized protein LOC6737963 isoform X2, with translation MAPPPKVVVDQANASARSNGSSNNNSVGGATGAVPKQQTPVNGAPTSGSSAAATSSRSARSRRQQEHLGEPDLDLVEPETLQRETLKTLNDLLHRARITNAKNRSPAEQQLSSKDHKDQREALRQLAAEHGTYDTAEQLQEQQQRYRFPVRPVQRVQHQPSSSANSTGAPSSSSALLRLRQSTPPNATVGVVIPNATTSNGNGNLSGNEEQAPPLTPAGLQQLVHRVLGVHHFAPRTEGFRSQVDVLRALLGLDENLNSRYQPSRKVVETNNMVHEINPNSDQGEGVVNSTSLEDVALSEMSDNRAQSIQSLHSVLETPTPDTTPSFDELQQRLEASNRNMQHLHDEQAKLLQIQNLAKSHLNEMERLRQQADSLPHNANGGEAPKYESVQQVQDDMASLVGRMKNLTAFIHNQNELSTVLGDDGPEILAEQEALQEKLESLRTQREDMRNLVDELNSINRTARETARVIKEKEETPTPPPKPESAPEPPKERVVPVEYQRNVPIIRQEAANAAQRALHAQAMINQKTADIEALKAQMARLKGMLYTVSQIEESTPSIGSTLERRSEERTSVERELPAEIAQRVFALNDVTSELRAEAASLQKERDRILALKAEIERRKQQAAAAVQMGDDALKRSSLTPTPTPMRQQRMTEEEDPSEMDTSLQATPTKEQLRDELRSQCERLRKEYEQKQRELEQRYVASNNTTSEADDEGNDDTDSDKYFANVRTASSATLKRAPSANTVVEQRRGQQPSVTPQQAQPPPPAPPSTLNEDDLNVTLDTLSLGNDSIPSSSNRSQYMPPPMQPVPGMWTSHNSGSSWHGQQPVYGQPSSSAGTEFKKLPAGQQVGSSNGSGSNASTDAVLLQQFMQTQQMLINSVCQCNQALWHQQREIDNLNHQLHTLQDRFNVVACQDHSFGLRSESVPPPVGPGMGQMPNNLCLGSSRAQSEQLFNFGAHQSAFSNYQRSCHRSGAESHHHQQQQHQAQPFLNNAAPPPPPTHFNNETPLSPPTYRSSPGPIFMNHHNNTIHQNNSNLRTQNQHANNLHSLPEGAAGGGAPGGGITLNNQVPPGNRANNYWDNFRSHSRQNLLSNKSNEELNVDLQQYRRQRARPSYFQPPQLLPPTTRGGLTHQQQRRHFFESPLTALHGSSSNGSNNLNNSGSSGRKRDWRDDAALIRDHDDEDVDEVEENHDNVIFGSGRRRNRRRPQLSTLRDEEPEQASSSNLNMNVNYGNSPLYQRNKVPAKPTTSTVSLTPLQQRHLRFDFELPAHYMDYSELPQITPVDSTPTLGQEASPADESNAMEQTEETASEELNRNLLVNALKNDKFTTKFYESIKEDVYRRLETLFEQQQQQQQQQNQQLQQPQEPHGLRKALNQEENERTGDAEATESRSETPLEVMRLQLDNDRPEDEKGTPVKQLSVGNPQNGQHLDELEDSASAVTSSSRAENEEQILEGKVEQASGSGSGPGTSIELAPDHELIEYIIKRIRNQTHNNTVINDSLLAEVSKLTATAAQNSTASSPLISPKRIYAKIKKMDIPRQRDEFLLWYRSYLEQLFVVEQPQDSCKPKSKLPPSGASPTKQKNQRVRKQSQSQSQDSNNDADLAEADQKNVSSSGNGDLECENNENPGEEADGQAAAEPSGAEEQDVSLE, from the exons atggCGCCGCCGCCCAAGGTAGTTGTGGACCAAGCCAACGCCAGCGCCCGCAgcaatggcagcagcaacaacaactcggtgggcggggcaacCGGTGCGGTGCCTAAACAACAAACGCCCGTAAACGGAGCACCCACGTCCGGATCGAGTGCAGCCGCGACATCTAGCCGGTCGGCCCGCTCCCgccggcagcaggagcacctGGGCGAACCGGACCTGGACCTTGTGGAGCCAGAGACGCTGCAGCGGGAGACGCTGAAAACTCTGAAT GATCTCCTCCACCGAGCACGCATCACCAACGCCAAGAATCGATCACCGGCGGAGCAGCAGCTATCTAGCAAGGATCACAAGGATCAGCGCGAGGCACTGCGCCAGTTGGCCGCCGAACACGGCACCTACGATACAGCAG AGCAATTgcaggaacagcagcagcgctaTCGATTCCCCGTCCGTCCTGTCCAGAGGGTTCAGCACCAGCCATCCTCGTCAGCTAATAGCACAGGCGCCCCCTCATCTTCGTCAGCTTTGCTGCGTTTGCGTCAATCGACGCCCCCGAATGCCACAGTAGGTGTAGTCATACCGAACGCAACTACCAGCAACGGAAACGGCAATTTGAGTGGCAACGAGGAGCAGGCACCGCCACTGACACCCGCTGGACTGCAACAACTCGTTCACCGAGTCCTTGGTGTACACCATTTTGCTCCCAGAACCGAAGGTTTTCGCTCGCAGGTTGACGTGCTACGCGCCCTGCTAGGGTTAGACGAGAACCTGAATAGCAGATATCAACCGAGTAGAAAAGTTGTAGAG ACGAACAACATGGTGCACGAAATAAACCCAAATTCGGATCAGGGTGAGGGCGTAGTAAATTCGACCAGCCTGGAGGATGTTGCATTAAGCGAG ATGAGCGACAACCGCGCCCAATCCATTCAGAGCCTACACAGCGTCTTGGAAACGCCCACGCCCGATACCACGCCCAGCTTCGATGAGTTGCAGCAGCGCTTGGAAGCCTCCAATAGGAACATGCAGCACCTGCACGACGAACAGGCGAAGCTGCTACAAATccaaaatttggccaaatctCACCTTAACGAGATGGAGCGGCTGCGCCAACAAGCCGATAGCTTGCCCCACAATGCCAATGGGGGAGAGGCCCCCAAATACGAGTCTGTGCAGCAGGTACAGGACGACATGGCGTCTCTGGTGGGGCGCATGAAGAATCTCACCGCCTTTATACACAACCAGAACGAACTGAGCACGGTGCTTGGCGATGATGGGCCCGAGATCCTGGCCGAGCAGGAAGCCCTGCAGGAGAAACTGGAATCACTGCGCACTCAACGTGAGGATATGCGCAACCTGGTGGACGAACTAAACAGCATCAACCGTACGGCCAGGGAGACGGCTAGAGTCATCAAGGAGAAAGAGGAGACTCCCACGCCTCCTCCCAAGCCAGAATCAGCCCCAGAGCCTCCCAAGGAGCGTGTTGTTCCTGTGGAGTATCAGAGAAACGTACCCATCATACGCCAGGAGGCGGCTAACGCCGCCCAACGGGCACTTCACGCACAGGCCATGATCAACCAGAAGACGGCTGATATAGAAGCACTCAAGGCTCAGATGGCGAGACTAAAGGGAATGCTGTACACTGTTAGCCAGATTGAGGAAAGTACCCCCAGCATAGGCTCCACCTTGGAGCGGCGTAGTGAGGAAAGAACTAGCGTGGAGCGCGAATTGCCGGCTGAGATTGCCCAGCGCGTATTCGCTCTGAACGATGTTACGAGCGAACTGCGTGCGGAAGCAGCCAGCTTGCAAAAGGAGCGTGACCGTATCCTAGCCCTGAAGGCAGAGATCGAGCGACGCAAACAACAGGCGGCCGCCGCTGTTCAAATGGGCGATGATGCACTTAAAAGAAGCAGTCTTACCCCAACACCTACCCCCATGAGACAGCAGCGGATGACCGAGGAAGAGGATCCGTCCGAGATGGATACTTCCCTTCAGGCTACGCCCACCAAGGAACAACTGCGCGATGAACTGCGCTCGCAGTGCGAGCGCCTGCGAAAGGAGTACGAGCAGAAGCAGCGCGAACTGGAGCAGCGATACGTagccagcaacaacaccacATCGGAGGCGGATGACGAGGGAAACGACGACACTGACAGCGATAAGTACTTCGCCAACGTACGTACCGCTTCGTCAGCGACACTAAAGAGGGCTCCATCTGCCAACACAGTGGTGGAGCAACGACGCGGTCAGCAGCCTAGCGTTACCCCACAGCAAGCACAACCACCGCCGCCTGCTCCTCCGTCGACGCTAAACGAAGATGATCTGAATGTAACACTTGATACGCTATCCCTGGGCAATGACAGCATACCCTCCAGCAGCAATAGATCGCAGTACATGCCGCCCCCCATGCAACCAGTGCCTGGAATGTGGA CATCACACAACTCTGGAAGTTCGTGGCATGGACAGCAGCCCGTTTACGGTCAGCCGAGCTCCAGCGCCGGCACAGAGTTTAAGAAGCTACCCGCCGGTCAACAAGTCGGCTCCTCGAATGGCTCCGGATCGAACGCATCTACCGACGCAGTTCTGCTGCAGCAGTTCATGCAGACGCAGCAAATGCTTATAAACTCTGTGTGCCAGTGCAACCAGGCACTGTGGCATCAGCAGCGCGAGATTGACAACCTCAACCACCAGCTACATACG CTCCAGGACCGATTTAATGTTGTAGCTTGCCAGGATCACAGCTTCGGCTTGCGCTCGGAATCAGTACCGCCTCCGGTGGGCCCTGGAATGGGTCAAATGCCCAACAATCTGTGCCTGGGCAGCAGTCGAGCTCAATCTGAGCAGCTATTTAACTTTGGGGCCCACCAGAGCGCCTTTAGTAACTACCAGCGCAGCTGTCATCGTAGCGGGGCAGAATCGCATCatcaccaacagcaacagcatcaggcGCAGCCGTTCCTTAACAATGCTGCTCCCCCGCCACCGCCAACGCACTTTAACAACGAGACACCCCTGTCGCCGCCTACTTACCGCTCAAGTCCAGGTCCCATCTTCATGAACCATCACAACAACACGATACATCAGAACAACTCGAATCTGCGAACCCAGAACCAGCATGCCAACAACCTGCACTCGCTGCCCGAGGGAGCAGCTGGTGGAGGAGCACCTGGTGGCGGTATCACATTGAACAACCAAGTACCACCCGGAAACCGAGCCAACAACTACTGGGACAACTTCCGCAG CCATTCGCGCCAAAATCTCTTATCAAATAAAAGCAACGAGGAGCTGAACGTGGACCTCCAGCAGTACCGACGACAACGGGCACGTCCCAGCTACTTTCAGCCGCCCCAGTTGCTTCCGCCTACTACGCGTGGTGGTTTgacccaccagcagcagcgtcGTCACTTTTTCGAGTCGCCACTAACCGCTTTGCATGGCAGCAGCTCCAATGGCAGCAATAATCTCAACAACAGCGGCAGTTCGGGCAGAAAACGGGACTGGCGCGATGATGCAGCCCTCATTCGCGACCACGACGATGAGGATGTGGACGAGGTGGAGGAGAACCATGATAACGTCATATTCGGCTCGGGTCGACGTCGCaatcgtcgtcgtcctcaGCTTTCCACGCTGCGAGATGAGGAGCCCGAGCAGGCTAGCTCCTCTAATCTCAACATGAACGTAAACTATGGCAACAGTCCGCTATATCAGCGGAACAAGGTACCAGCAAAGCCCACCACTTCGACTGTGTCGCTAACTCCTCTGCAGCAGCGACATCTTCGTTTCGACTTCGAGCTTCCAGCTCACTACATGGACTACAGCGAGCTACCCCAGATAACTCCAGTGGACTCTACTCCTACGCTCGGACAAGAAGCATCGCCCGCGGACGAATCAAATGCCATGGAGCAAACCGAGGAAACGGCCTCCGAGGAACTGAATCGAAATCTGCTGGTTAACGCTCTAAAGAACGACAAGTTCACCACAAAGTTTTATGAATCAATCAAGGAGGATGTCTACCGCCGGCTGGAGACACTctttgagcagcagcagcaacaacaacagcaacaaaatcagcagctgcagcagccacaggAACCACACGGCCTGAGAAAGGCTCTCAACCAGGAGGAGAACGAACGTACTGGCGACGCGGAGGCCACCGAGAGTCGCAGTGAAACTCCGCTGGAGGTAATGCGTCTGCAGCTAGACAACGATCGGCCCGAGGACGAAAAAGGAACGCCAGTGAAGCAGCTAAGTGTGGGCAATCCTCAGAACGGACAGCACCTGGATGAACTGGAGGACAGCGCTTCTGCTGTTACCTCTTCTTCTAGGGCCGAGAACGAAGAG CAAATCCTCGAGGGGAAAGTAGAACAAGCCTCTGGATCGGGATCAGGACCAGGGACCAGCATAGAACTGGCACCGGACCACGAACTGATCGAGTACATTATCAAACGCATTCGCAACCAGACACACAACAACACCGTCATCAACGACTCCCTACTGGCAGAGGTATCAAAGCTGACGGCCACTGCTGCCCAGAATTCGACCGCCAGCTCACCACTCATTTCGCCCAAACGCATTTATGCCAAGATCAAAAAGATGGACATACCACGACAGCGGGACGAGTTCCTGCTTTGGTACCGTTCTTATTTGGAGCAGCTGTTTGTGGTGGAACAGCCGCAGGATAGCTGCAAGCCCAAGTCGAAGTTGCCACCTTCTGGAGCCAGTCCGACCAAGCAGAAGAACCAGCGTGTGCGCAAAcagtcccaatcccagtcGCAGGACTCGAATAACGATGCAGACTTGGCCGAGGCGGATCAAAAGAACGTCTCCTCATCGGGAAATGGCGACCTGGAGTGCGAGAACAACGAAAATCCTGGGGAGGAGGCAGATGGACAGGCTGCAGCGGAGCCTTCCGGCGCAGAAGAACAGGACGTCAGTCTCGAATAG
- the LOC6737963 gene encoding uncharacterized protein LOC6737963 isoform X1, with product MAPPPKVVVDQANASARSNGSSNNNSVGGATGAVPKQQTPVNGAPTSGSSAAATSSRSARSRRQQEHLGEPDLDLVEPETLQRETLKTLNDLLHRARITNAKNRSPAEQQLSSKDHKDQREALRQLAAEHGTYDTAEQLQEQQQRYRFPVRPVQRVQHQPSSSANSTGAPSSSSALLRLRQSTPPNATVGVVIPNATTSNGNGNLSGNEEQAPPLTPAGLQQLVHRVLGVHHFAPRTEGFRSQVDVLRALLGLDENLNSRYQPSRKVVETNNMVHEINPNSDQGEGVVNSTSLEDVALSEMSDNRAQSIQSLHSVLETPTPDTTPSFDELQQRLEASNRNMQHLHDEQAKLLQIQNLAKSHLNEMERLRQQADSLPHNANGGEAPKYESVQQVQDDMASLVGRMKNLTAFIHNQNELSTVLGDDGPEILAEQEALQEKLESLRTQREDMRNLVDELNSINRTARETARVIKEKEETPTPPPKPESAPEPPKERVVPVEYQRNVPIIRQEAANAAQRALHAQAMINQKTADIEALKAQMARLKGMLYTVSQIEESTPSIGSTLERRSEERTSVERELPAEIAQRVFALNDVTSELRAEAASLQKERDRILALKAEIERRKQQAAAAVQMGDDALKRSSLTPTPTPMRQQRMTEEEDPSEMDTSLQATPTKEQLRDELRSQCERLRKEYEQKQRELEQRYVASNNTTSEADDEGNDDTDSDKYFANVRTASSATLKRAPSANTVVEQRRGQQPSVTPQQAQPPPPAPPSTLNEDDLNVTLDTLSLGNDSIPSSSNRSQYMPPPMQPVPGMWTASHNSGSSWHGQQPVYGQPSSSAGTEFKKLPAGQQVGSSNGSGSNASTDAVLLQQFMQTQQMLINSVCQCNQALWHQQREIDNLNHQLHTLQDRFNVVACQDHSFGLRSESVPPPVGPGMGQMPNNLCLGSSRAQSEQLFNFGAHQSAFSNYQRSCHRSGAESHHHQQQQHQAQPFLNNAAPPPPPTHFNNETPLSPPTYRSSPGPIFMNHHNNTIHQNNSNLRTQNQHANNLHSLPEGAAGGGAPGGGITLNNQVPPGNRANNYWDNFRSHSRQNLLSNKSNEELNVDLQQYRRQRARPSYFQPPQLLPPTTRGGLTHQQQRRHFFESPLTALHGSSSNGSNNLNNSGSSGRKRDWRDDAALIRDHDDEDVDEVEENHDNVIFGSGRRRNRRRPQLSTLRDEEPEQASSSNLNMNVNYGNSPLYQRNKVPAKPTTSTVSLTPLQQRHLRFDFELPAHYMDYSELPQITPVDSTPTLGQEASPADESNAMEQTEETASEELNRNLLVNALKNDKFTTKFYESIKEDVYRRLETLFEQQQQQQQQQNQQLQQPQEPHGLRKALNQEENERTGDAEATESRSETPLEVMRLQLDNDRPEDEKGTPVKQLSVGNPQNGQHLDELEDSASAVTSSSRAENEEQILEGKVEQASGSGSGPGTSIELAPDHELIEYIIKRIRNQTHNNTVINDSLLAEVSKLTATAAQNSTASSPLISPKRIYAKIKKMDIPRQRDEFLLWYRSYLEQLFVVEQPQDSCKPKSKLPPSGASPTKQKNQRVRKQSQSQSQDSNNDADLAEADQKNVSSSGNGDLECENNENPGEEADGQAAAEPSGAEEQDVSLE from the exons atggCGCCGCCGCCCAAGGTAGTTGTGGACCAAGCCAACGCCAGCGCCCGCAgcaatggcagcagcaacaacaactcggtgggcggggcaacCGGTGCGGTGCCTAAACAACAAACGCCCGTAAACGGAGCACCCACGTCCGGATCGAGTGCAGCCGCGACATCTAGCCGGTCGGCCCGCTCCCgccggcagcaggagcacctGGGCGAACCGGACCTGGACCTTGTGGAGCCAGAGACGCTGCAGCGGGAGACGCTGAAAACTCTGAAT GATCTCCTCCACCGAGCACGCATCACCAACGCCAAGAATCGATCACCGGCGGAGCAGCAGCTATCTAGCAAGGATCACAAGGATCAGCGCGAGGCACTGCGCCAGTTGGCCGCCGAACACGGCACCTACGATACAGCAG AGCAATTgcaggaacagcagcagcgctaTCGATTCCCCGTCCGTCCTGTCCAGAGGGTTCAGCACCAGCCATCCTCGTCAGCTAATAGCACAGGCGCCCCCTCATCTTCGTCAGCTTTGCTGCGTTTGCGTCAATCGACGCCCCCGAATGCCACAGTAGGTGTAGTCATACCGAACGCAACTACCAGCAACGGAAACGGCAATTTGAGTGGCAACGAGGAGCAGGCACCGCCACTGACACCCGCTGGACTGCAACAACTCGTTCACCGAGTCCTTGGTGTACACCATTTTGCTCCCAGAACCGAAGGTTTTCGCTCGCAGGTTGACGTGCTACGCGCCCTGCTAGGGTTAGACGAGAACCTGAATAGCAGATATCAACCGAGTAGAAAAGTTGTAGAG ACGAACAACATGGTGCACGAAATAAACCCAAATTCGGATCAGGGTGAGGGCGTAGTAAATTCGACCAGCCTGGAGGATGTTGCATTAAGCGAG ATGAGCGACAACCGCGCCCAATCCATTCAGAGCCTACACAGCGTCTTGGAAACGCCCACGCCCGATACCACGCCCAGCTTCGATGAGTTGCAGCAGCGCTTGGAAGCCTCCAATAGGAACATGCAGCACCTGCACGACGAACAGGCGAAGCTGCTACAAATccaaaatttggccaaatctCACCTTAACGAGATGGAGCGGCTGCGCCAACAAGCCGATAGCTTGCCCCACAATGCCAATGGGGGAGAGGCCCCCAAATACGAGTCTGTGCAGCAGGTACAGGACGACATGGCGTCTCTGGTGGGGCGCATGAAGAATCTCACCGCCTTTATACACAACCAGAACGAACTGAGCACGGTGCTTGGCGATGATGGGCCCGAGATCCTGGCCGAGCAGGAAGCCCTGCAGGAGAAACTGGAATCACTGCGCACTCAACGTGAGGATATGCGCAACCTGGTGGACGAACTAAACAGCATCAACCGTACGGCCAGGGAGACGGCTAGAGTCATCAAGGAGAAAGAGGAGACTCCCACGCCTCCTCCCAAGCCAGAATCAGCCCCAGAGCCTCCCAAGGAGCGTGTTGTTCCTGTGGAGTATCAGAGAAACGTACCCATCATACGCCAGGAGGCGGCTAACGCCGCCCAACGGGCACTTCACGCACAGGCCATGATCAACCAGAAGACGGCTGATATAGAAGCACTCAAGGCTCAGATGGCGAGACTAAAGGGAATGCTGTACACTGTTAGCCAGATTGAGGAAAGTACCCCCAGCATAGGCTCCACCTTGGAGCGGCGTAGTGAGGAAAGAACTAGCGTGGAGCGCGAATTGCCGGCTGAGATTGCCCAGCGCGTATTCGCTCTGAACGATGTTACGAGCGAACTGCGTGCGGAAGCAGCCAGCTTGCAAAAGGAGCGTGACCGTATCCTAGCCCTGAAGGCAGAGATCGAGCGACGCAAACAACAGGCGGCCGCCGCTGTTCAAATGGGCGATGATGCACTTAAAAGAAGCAGTCTTACCCCAACACCTACCCCCATGAGACAGCAGCGGATGACCGAGGAAGAGGATCCGTCCGAGATGGATACTTCCCTTCAGGCTACGCCCACCAAGGAACAACTGCGCGATGAACTGCGCTCGCAGTGCGAGCGCCTGCGAAAGGAGTACGAGCAGAAGCAGCGCGAACTGGAGCAGCGATACGTagccagcaacaacaccacATCGGAGGCGGATGACGAGGGAAACGACGACACTGACAGCGATAAGTACTTCGCCAACGTACGTACCGCTTCGTCAGCGACACTAAAGAGGGCTCCATCTGCCAACACAGTGGTGGAGCAACGACGCGGTCAGCAGCCTAGCGTTACCCCACAGCAAGCACAACCACCGCCGCCTGCTCCTCCGTCGACGCTAAACGAAGATGATCTGAATGTAACACTTGATACGCTATCCCTGGGCAATGACAGCATACCCTCCAGCAGCAATAGATCGCAGTACATGCCGCCCCCCATGCAACCAGTGCCTGGAATGTGGA CAGCATCACACAACTCTGGAAGTTCGTGGCATGGACAGCAGCCCGTTTACGGTCAGCCGAGCTCCAGCGCCGGCACAGAGTTTAAGAAGCTACCCGCCGGTCAACAAGTCGGCTCCTCGAATGGCTCCGGATCGAACGCATCTACCGACGCAGTTCTGCTGCAGCAGTTCATGCAGACGCAGCAAATGCTTATAAACTCTGTGTGCCAGTGCAACCAGGCACTGTGGCATCAGCAGCGCGAGATTGACAACCTCAACCACCAGCTACATACG CTCCAGGACCGATTTAATGTTGTAGCTTGCCAGGATCACAGCTTCGGCTTGCGCTCGGAATCAGTACCGCCTCCGGTGGGCCCTGGAATGGGTCAAATGCCCAACAATCTGTGCCTGGGCAGCAGTCGAGCTCAATCTGAGCAGCTATTTAACTTTGGGGCCCACCAGAGCGCCTTTAGTAACTACCAGCGCAGCTGTCATCGTAGCGGGGCAGAATCGCATCatcaccaacagcaacagcatcaggcGCAGCCGTTCCTTAACAATGCTGCTCCCCCGCCACCGCCAACGCACTTTAACAACGAGACACCCCTGTCGCCGCCTACTTACCGCTCAAGTCCAGGTCCCATCTTCATGAACCATCACAACAACACGATACATCAGAACAACTCGAATCTGCGAACCCAGAACCAGCATGCCAACAACCTGCACTCGCTGCCCGAGGGAGCAGCTGGTGGAGGAGCACCTGGTGGCGGTATCACATTGAACAACCAAGTACCACCCGGAAACCGAGCCAACAACTACTGGGACAACTTCCGCAG CCATTCGCGCCAAAATCTCTTATCAAATAAAAGCAACGAGGAGCTGAACGTGGACCTCCAGCAGTACCGACGACAACGGGCACGTCCCAGCTACTTTCAGCCGCCCCAGTTGCTTCCGCCTACTACGCGTGGTGGTTTgacccaccagcagcagcgtcGTCACTTTTTCGAGTCGCCACTAACCGCTTTGCATGGCAGCAGCTCCAATGGCAGCAATAATCTCAACAACAGCGGCAGTTCGGGCAGAAAACGGGACTGGCGCGATGATGCAGCCCTCATTCGCGACCACGACGATGAGGATGTGGACGAGGTGGAGGAGAACCATGATAACGTCATATTCGGCTCGGGTCGACGTCGCaatcgtcgtcgtcctcaGCTTTCCACGCTGCGAGATGAGGAGCCCGAGCAGGCTAGCTCCTCTAATCTCAACATGAACGTAAACTATGGCAACAGTCCGCTATATCAGCGGAACAAGGTACCAGCAAAGCCCACCACTTCGACTGTGTCGCTAACTCCTCTGCAGCAGCGACATCTTCGTTTCGACTTCGAGCTTCCAGCTCACTACATGGACTACAGCGAGCTACCCCAGATAACTCCAGTGGACTCTACTCCTACGCTCGGACAAGAAGCATCGCCCGCGGACGAATCAAATGCCATGGAGCAAACCGAGGAAACGGCCTCCGAGGAACTGAATCGAAATCTGCTGGTTAACGCTCTAAAGAACGACAAGTTCACCACAAAGTTTTATGAATCAATCAAGGAGGATGTCTACCGCCGGCTGGAGACACTctttgagcagcagcagcaacaacaacagcaacaaaatcagcagctgcagcagccacaggAACCACACGGCCTGAGAAAGGCTCTCAACCAGGAGGAGAACGAACGTACTGGCGACGCGGAGGCCACCGAGAGTCGCAGTGAAACTCCGCTGGAGGTAATGCGTCTGCAGCTAGACAACGATCGGCCCGAGGACGAAAAAGGAACGCCAGTGAAGCAGCTAAGTGTGGGCAATCCTCAGAACGGACAGCACCTGGATGAACTGGAGGACAGCGCTTCTGCTGTTACCTCTTCTTCTAGGGCCGAGAACGAAGAG CAAATCCTCGAGGGGAAAGTAGAACAAGCCTCTGGATCGGGATCAGGACCAGGGACCAGCATAGAACTGGCACCGGACCACGAACTGATCGAGTACATTATCAAACGCATTCGCAACCAGACACACAACAACACCGTCATCAACGACTCCCTACTGGCAGAGGTATCAAAGCTGACGGCCACTGCTGCCCAGAATTCGACCGCCAGCTCACCACTCATTTCGCCCAAACGCATTTATGCCAAGATCAAAAAGATGGACATACCACGACAGCGGGACGAGTTCCTGCTTTGGTACCGTTCTTATTTGGAGCAGCTGTTTGTGGTGGAACAGCCGCAGGATAGCTGCAAGCCCAAGTCGAAGTTGCCACCTTCTGGAGCCAGTCCGACCAAGCAGAAGAACCAGCGTGTGCGCAAAcagtcccaatcccagtcGCAGGACTCGAATAACGATGCAGACTTGGCCGAGGCGGATCAAAAGAACGTCTCCTCATCGGGAAATGGCGACCTGGAGTGCGAGAACAACGAAAATCCTGGGGAGGAGGCAGATGGACAGGCTGCAGCGGAGCCTTCCGGCGCAGAAGAACAGGACGTCAGTCTCGAATAG
- the LOC6737964 gene encoding bifunctional peptidase and (3S)-lysyl hydroxylase Jmjd7, with product MSVVDRALDVLLQEAEELCIGSSVVELNKIPTALEFCREFYSKNQPVVIRKALNWPAIGKWTPKYLIEALGDRSVDVAITPNGYADGLATQNGQEYFVLPLETKMKLSEVVRRLDDPTGAVHYIQKQNSNLSVDLPELAADLRVSDLDFAQQSFNKPPDAVNFWLGDERAVTSMHKDPYENVYCVISGHKDFVLIPPHQLSCVPRGIYPTGVYKTSDSGQFYIEPLRDEEGSDQFTEWVSIDPLSPDLAKYPEYARAKPLKVRVHAGDILYLPNYWFHHVSQSHKCIAVNFWYDLDYDSRYCYYRMLEQMTTARSD from the coding sequence ATGTCCGTGGTCGACAGGGCTTTAGATGTTCTGCTCCAGGAAGCGGAGGAGCTGTGCATCGGGAGTAGCGTCGTGGAGCTGAACAAGATTCCGACTGCCTTGGAGTTTTGTCGGGAATTCTACTCCAAAAACCAGCCGGTGGTCATTCGCAAGGCACTCAATTGGCCCGCGATTGGGAAATGGACGCCGAAGTACCTGATCGAGGCTCTCGGGGACAGGAGCGTGGATGTAGCTATCACCCCGAACGGCTATGCCGACGGCTTGGCCACTCAAAATGGACAGGAGTACTTCGTTCTGCCGCTGGAGACGAAAATGAAGCTGTCCGAGGTGGTCCGCCGCCTGGATGATCCCACTGGTGCTGTCCACTACATACAAAAGCAGAACTCCAATCTCAGTGTGGACCTACCGGAACTGGCTGCTGACCTGCGGGTCAGTGATCTCGACTTTGCCCAGCAGTCCTTTAACAAACCGCCTGATGCTGTTAACTTTTGGCTGGGCGACGAGCGAGCCGTTACCTCCATGCACAAGGATCCTTACGAGAACGTGTACTGCGTGATATCCGGTCACAAGGACTTCGTCCTCATCCCGCCGCACCAGCTTAGCTGCGTACCCCGAGGAATTTACCCTACAGGCGTTTACAAGACCTCTGATAGTGGTCAGTTCTACATTGAACCCTTGAGGGATGAGGAAGGCAGCGATCAGTTCACTGAATGGGTTAGCATTGATCCCCTGTCACCCGACCTGGCCAAATATCCGGAGTACGCCCGGGCCAAGCCTCTCAAAGTACGCGTTCACGCGGGAGACATCCTGTACCTGCCCAACTACTGGTTCCACCATGTGTCCCAAAGCCACAAGTGCATCGCGGTGAACTTCTGGTACGACCTGGACTACGATAGCCGGTACTGCTACTACCGCATGCTGGAGCAGATGACGACCGCAAGAAGTGACTAG